In Pseudoduganella albidiflava, a single window of DNA contains:
- a CDS encoding GH36-type glycosyl hydrolase domain-containing protein, which produces MKEHFKSWPGFIAGFQEAAPGSAAPDTEADLPFRAELYSAQQMAHHGRTLAETHVLSKRRGPDQLLSRLADNARVLRGTAEELTSAVKEGRQITPASEWLLDNYYLIEEHIRIARRHLPKDYSKELPRLEKGAVDGTPRVYRLALEVIAHGDGRVDPESLCRFVEAYQELAPLTLGELWAIPIMLRLALLENLRRVAARVAENRYQRDLANSWADGMVEIADKNPSGLILLVADMARSNPPITSGFVAELARRLQGQSPALTLALTWVTYRLAEAGQTIEQQIQAEIGQQAADQVSIANTIGSLRFLGTMDWQEFVETMSTVERALREDPSGIYGAMDFATRDHYRHVVEKVARGCRLTEAQVAQEAVELARAHAGSDDPRHGHVGFYLVDKGVLLLEKKVARRRSPRESLRATVRAAPLASYLGAIAALSVIATALMVERAMRDGVAGWETVVLAVLGLMGSSQLALALVNWVATLVTHPSPLPRMDFKAGIPSDARAIVVVPSLFYSLENVDELCEQLEVRFLANRDPNLHFCLLSDFADAPAETLPTDAGLLERARAHIEDLNRKYGQEDNACPFVLLHRPRLWNPAEGAWMGQERKRGKLADLNRFLRGGARDRFTLVVGDSGQLPTVKYVITLDADTQLARDSARQFIATMRHPLNQPVVKEMGRGAGGQRCNRVVSGYGILQPRVAVSLPSPDASLYERLCGGEPGIDPYTRTVSDVYQDVFAEGSFIGKGIYDVDVFEQVLGERFPDNRILSHDLLEGCYLRAGLLSDAQLYEQYPQRYLDDVSRRHRWIRGDWQLAGWLAGRVPTASGTRGKNPLSALSRWKLFDNLRRSLVAPALTLSLLFAFAVLPHPWFYTSMVLAIIFVPAIAAALYDLSHKSPDTLWRQHLPNSLRRSGLQFAHGGLSLVFLPYEAYISLDAIARTAWRLLVSKRHLLQWRPSALSRANGGLVASWRAMWMSPVLALAVGTALALWRMKAFEAAAIFLVAWLVAPVVAWWISRPVERLQAQLGNGQRQFLHTVARKTWAWFDTFVGPDDNWLPPDNVQEHPGMVIAHRTSPTNIGMALLANVSAYDFGYLTLAQLLQRTRNTLDTMGELERYQGHFYNWYDTQSKKPLHPVYVSTVDSGNLAGHLLVLQAALLNAADEPVVGPRVVTGLETTLAVLQEALAGAEGTATADPGAITALREALVPQQHPSSLPELRAYLERASAAADAFAAQPALADNATARTWAGALAAQCRAAFDDLVLLAPWIGAGTGPEAAGAGVVDTVLLKIPTLRELASYPPAGAPLSELAPGERERREQLGVLVEQGAAVARERMAHLRELAGQACSFAQLDYGFLYNRTTRLLAIGYNVTERRLDASYYDLLASEVRLASYVAVAQGQLPQEHWFALGRQLAIVHGQPVLMSWSGSMFEYLMPLLVMPTYPSTLLDQTYRSVVAAQIEYARQRNVPWGISESGYTTVDAAMNYQYRAFGVPGLGMKRGLADDLVIAPYASMMALMVDPEAACQNLEKMAGLGFIGRYGFYEAIDYTPARLPRGQPFAVVKSFMVHHQGMGFLALSYLLHDRPMQRRFESDPMLQSALLMLQERSPRIGAFFSTSSEQAAAVRSTSHDQAAPVRVLAQPNTPVPEVQLLSNGRYHVMVTAAGGSSSRWHDLAVTRWREDTTRDNWGQFCYVRDEDGHFWSNTYQPTLAEPEHYEVIFSEGRAEYRRTDRGIDLHTDIVVSPEDDIEMRRLRVTNNSNRPRTLELTSFAEVVMAPAAADMAHPAFSKLFVQTEILGDESAILCTRRPRGKGEQSPCMLHVMTVHDAEVLEVSFETDRAHFIGRGNSARAPRALVEPGPLAGGHGSVLDPAVAIRYRITLPPDSTATIDIATGMTETREAARHLIDKYQDRHMADRVFELAWTHSQVVLRQLNASEADGQLYSRLANHVIYPNAALRADPSVLIKNHRGQSNLWPYAISGDLPIVLLQVKDSANIEVARQMVQAHAYWRLKGLTVDLVIWFEDTSGYRQALYDQIIGMIASGIDAQAIDRPGGIFVRPLEQISSEDRILLQTVARMIVNDARGPLAEQVKRSAPPVLRVPPLLADSRGEYDDAGPATHVPHDLILWNGFGGFTPDGREYVIVTGHGRVTPAPWSNVLANAQFGSVISESGQAYTWHENAHEFRLTPWHNDPVTDAGGEAFYLRDEASGHFWSPTPLPARGSGDYVTRHGFGYSTFEHTEAGIGSVMTTYVSNDAPVRYTVLKVRNGSPVARKLSVTGYVEWVLGEMRSKSAMHVVTELDAVSGALFARNPYNMEFSGRVAFFSVDAATRTVTSDRTEFLGRNGTLASPAALRRQRLSGKVGTGLDACAALQVPFELLPGEERELVFVLGMGGRRNADASTMAQKHGGAAAARDALAAVHAHWQATLGAVRIATPEPALDVIANGWLMYQTIACRLWARSGYYQSGGAFGYRDQLQDAMAMVHTEPQLLREHLVLCAAHQFAEGDVQHWWHPPSDRGVRTHCSDDYLWLPLATARYVKVTGDLSVLDEEAQYLEGRPVKADEDSYYDMPGRSPLAENLYQHCVRAIRHGLRFGERGLPLIGSCDWNDGMDKVGAEGKGESVWLAWFLVDVLRQFAEVAERRGDGGFAAECRSEAVRLAENVEKNAWDGQWYRRAYFDDGTPLGSHESEECQIDSISQSWGVLSGAADPERARGAMAQVDARLVRRDAGFIQLLDPPFDKADPNPGYIQGYVPGVRENGGQYTHAAVWTVMAFAALGDTAKAWELMRLINPVQHASSAENVAIYKVEPYVVTADIYAVEPHVGRGGWSWYTGSSGWMYRLILESLLGVTRNGDRLSLAPKMPDEWDGFELSYRYGSSTYAIRISRGAPGLTVDGVAVAGNEIALADDRREHAVELRVP; this is translated from the coding sequence TTGAAAGAACACTTCAAATCGTGGCCCGGCTTCATCGCCGGATTCCAGGAAGCCGCGCCCGGTTCCGCCGCACCCGATACCGAAGCAGACCTGCCGTTCCGCGCAGAGCTCTACAGTGCCCAGCAGATGGCGCACCACGGCCGCACGCTGGCGGAAACGCATGTGCTGAGCAAGCGCCGCGGCCCCGACCAGCTGCTGTCGCGCCTTGCCGACAATGCCCGCGTGCTGCGTGGCACCGCCGAGGAATTGACGTCCGCCGTCAAGGAAGGGCGGCAGATCACGCCCGCATCCGAATGGCTGCTGGATAACTACTACCTGATCGAAGAACACATCCGCATCGCCCGGCGCCATTTGCCGAAGGATTACAGCAAGGAGCTGCCGCGCCTTGAAAAAGGCGCGGTCGACGGCACGCCGCGGGTCTACCGGCTGGCGCTGGAAGTGATTGCCCATGGCGATGGGCGGGTCGATCCGGAAAGCCTGTGCCGCTTCGTGGAGGCCTACCAGGAACTGGCCCCGCTGACCCTGGGCGAGCTGTGGGCGATTCCCATCATGCTGCGCCTGGCGCTGCTGGAAAACCTGCGCCGGGTGGCCGCGCGCGTGGCCGAAAACCGCTACCAGCGCGACCTGGCCAACAGCTGGGCCGACGGAATGGTGGAAATCGCCGACAAGAATCCTTCCGGCCTGATCCTGCTGGTGGCCGACATGGCGCGCTCCAATCCGCCCATCACGAGCGGCTTCGTGGCCGAGCTGGCGCGGCGCCTGCAGGGCCAGAGCCCGGCGCTCACGCTGGCGCTCACCTGGGTCACCTACCGGCTGGCCGAAGCGGGGCAGACGATCGAGCAGCAGATCCAGGCCGAGATCGGCCAGCAGGCGGCCGACCAGGTGTCGATCGCCAACACGATCGGCAGCCTGCGCTTCCTCGGCACGATGGACTGGCAGGAATTCGTCGAGACGATGAGCACCGTGGAGCGGGCGCTGCGCGAAGACCCGTCCGGCATCTATGGCGCGATGGACTTCGCCACCCGCGACCATTACCGCCATGTGGTGGAAAAGGTTGCCCGCGGTTGCCGGCTTACCGAGGCGCAGGTGGCGCAGGAGGCGGTCGAGCTGGCGCGCGCGCATGCCGGCAGCGACGATCCGCGCCACGGCCACGTGGGCTTCTACCTGGTCGACAAGGGCGTGCTGCTGCTGGAGAAGAAGGTGGCGCGGCGCCGTTCGCCGCGCGAATCGCTGCGCGCCACCGTGCGCGCCGCGCCGCTTGCCTCGTACCTGGGCGCGATCGCCGCCCTGTCCGTGATCGCCACCGCGCTGATGGTCGAGCGCGCGATGCGCGACGGCGTGGCCGGCTGGGAAACCGTGGTGCTGGCCGTGCTGGGCCTGATGGGCAGCAGCCAGCTGGCACTGGCGCTGGTGAACTGGGTGGCCACGCTGGTGACGCATCCGAGCCCGCTGCCGCGGATGGATTTCAAGGCCGGCATTCCTTCCGATGCGCGCGCCATCGTCGTCGTGCCGTCGCTGTTCTACAGCCTGGAAAATGTCGACGAACTGTGCGAGCAGCTCGAGGTACGCTTCCTTGCCAACCGCGACCCGAACCTGCATTTCTGCCTGCTGTCCGACTTTGCCGATGCACCGGCTGAAACGCTGCCCACCGATGCCGGCCTGCTGGAGCGGGCGCGTGCCCATATCGAAGACCTGAACCGCAAGTACGGGCAGGAAGACAACGCCTGCCCGTTCGTGCTGCTGCACCGGCCGCGCCTGTGGAATCCCGCCGAAGGAGCGTGGATGGGGCAGGAACGCAAGCGCGGCAAGCTGGCCGACCTGAACCGCTTCCTGCGCGGCGGCGCGCGCGACCGCTTCACGCTGGTGGTCGGCGACAGCGGCCAGCTGCCGACCGTGAAATATGTGATCACCCTGGATGCCGACACGCAGCTGGCGCGGGACTCCGCGCGCCAGTTCATCGCCACCATGCGCCATCCGCTGAACCAGCCTGTGGTGAAGGAGATGGGCAGGGGGGCGGGCGGGCAGCGCTGCAACCGCGTGGTGTCCGGCTATGGCATCCTGCAGCCGCGCGTGGCTGTCAGCCTGCCCAGCCCGGACGCCTCGCTGTACGAGCGGCTGTGCGGCGGCGAACCGGGCATCGACCCGTACACGCGCACCGTGTCCGACGTGTACCAGGACGTGTTCGCGGAAGGGTCGTTCATCGGCAAGGGCATCTACGACGTGGACGTGTTCGAGCAGGTGCTGGGCGAACGCTTCCCGGATAATCGCATCCTGTCGCACGACCTGCTGGAAGGCTGCTACCTGCGCGCCGGCCTGCTGTCCGACGCCCAGCTGTACGAGCAGTATCCGCAGCGTTACCTCGACGACGTGAGCCGCCGCCACCGGTGGATCCGCGGCGACTGGCAACTGGCCGGCTGGCTTGCCGGCCGGGTGCCCACGGCGAGCGGCACGCGCGGAAAGAACCCGCTGTCGGCGCTGTCGCGCTGGAAGCTGTTCGACAACCTGCGCCGCAGCCTGGTGGCGCCGGCACTCACGCTGTCGCTGCTGTTCGCCTTCGCCGTGTTGCCGCATCCCTGGTTCTATACCAGCATGGTGCTGGCCATCATCTTCGTGCCCGCCATCGCCGCCGCGCTGTACGACCTGTCGCACAAGTCGCCGGACACGCTGTGGCGGCAGCACCTGCCGAACTCCCTGCGCCGCAGCGGCCTGCAGTTCGCCCATGGCGGGCTGTCGCTGGTGTTCCTGCCCTACGAGGCCTACATCAGCCTCGACGCGATCGCCCGCACGGCCTGGCGCCTGCTGGTGTCGAAGCGGCACCTGCTGCAGTGGCGCCCCTCGGCGCTGTCGCGCGCGAACGGCGGCCTGGTGGCCAGCTGGCGCGCCATGTGGATGTCGCCGGTGCTGGCGCTGGCCGTGGGCACCGCACTGGCGCTGTGGCGCATGAAGGCGTTCGAGGCGGCCGCCATCTTCCTGGTCGCCTGGCTGGTGGCGCCGGTGGTGGCGTGGTGGATCAGCCGCCCGGTCGAGCGCCTGCAGGCGCAGCTGGGCAACGGCCAGCGCCAGTTCCTGCATACGGTGGCGCGCAAGACGTGGGCATGGTTCGACACCTTCGTCGGGCCGGACGACAACTGGCTGCCGCCCGATAACGTGCAGGAACACCCGGGCATGGTGATCGCGCACCGCACGTCGCCCACCAATATCGGCATGGCGCTGCTGGCCAACGTCAGCGCCTACGATTTCGGCTACCTGACCCTGGCGCAGCTGCTGCAACGCACCCGCAACACGCTGGACACGATGGGCGAACTGGAACGCTACCAGGGGCATTTCTACAACTGGTACGACACCCAGTCGAAAAAGCCGCTGCACCCGGTCTACGTGTCGACCGTGGACAGCGGCAACCTGGCCGGCCACCTGCTGGTGCTGCAGGCGGCGCTGCTCAACGCGGCGGACGAACCGGTCGTCGGGCCGCGGGTCGTCACCGGACTGGAAACCACGCTGGCCGTGCTGCAGGAAGCGCTCGCCGGCGCGGAAGGCACCGCCACTGCCGATCCGGGGGCGATCACGGCACTGCGTGAGGCGCTGGTACCGCAGCAGCATCCTTCCAGCCTGCCTGAATTGCGGGCGTACCTGGAACGCGCCAGCGCCGCCGCCGACGCGTTCGCGGCCCAGCCGGCGCTGGCCGATAACGCCACCGCGCGCACGTGGGCCGGCGCGCTGGCCGCGCAATGCCGCGCCGCCTTCGACGACCTGGTCCTGCTGGCGCCGTGGATCGGCGCAGGCACCGGTCCGGAAGCGGCCGGCGCGGGCGTCGTCGACACCGTGCTGCTGAAGATCCCGACCCTGCGCGAACTGGCGTCGTATCCGCCAGCCGGGGCGCCGCTGTCGGAACTGGCGCCGGGCGAGCGGGAGCGCCGCGAACAGCTGGGCGTGCTGGTGGAGCAGGGCGCCGCCGTGGCGCGCGAGCGCATGGCGCACCTGCGCGAACTGGCCGGGCAAGCGTGCAGCTTCGCCCAGCTGGACTATGGTTTCCTGTACAACCGCACCACCAGGCTGCTGGCGATCGGCTACAACGTCACCGAGCGCCGCCTCGACGCCAGCTATTACGACCTGCTCGCCTCCGAGGTGCGGCTGGCCAGCTACGTGGCCGTGGCCCAGGGCCAGCTGCCGCAGGAGCACTGGTTCGCCCTGGGCCGGCAGCTCGCCATCGTCCATGGCCAGCCGGTGCTGATGTCGTGGAGCGGCTCGATGTTCGAGTACCTGATGCCGCTGCTGGTGATGCCGACCTATCCGAGCACCCTGCTGGACCAGACCTACCGCTCGGTGGTGGCGGCACAGATCGAATACGCGCGCCAGCGCAACGTCCCATGGGGTATTTCCGAATCCGGCTATACCACCGTGGACGCGGCGATGAACTACCAGTACCGCGCGTTCGGCGTGCCCGGCTTGGGCATGAAGCGCGGCCTGGCGGACGACCTGGTGATCGCGCCCTATGCGTCGATGATGGCGCTGATGGTGGATCCGGAAGCGGCCTGCCAGAACCTGGAAAAGATGGCCGGCCTCGGCTTCATCGGCCGCTACGGCTTCTACGAGGCGATCGACTACACGCCGGCGCGGCTGCCGCGCGGCCAGCCGTTCGCGGTGGTGAAATCGTTCATGGTGCACCACCAGGGCATGGGTTTCCTGGCGCTGTCGTACCTGCTGCACGACAGGCCGATGCAGCGCCGCTTCGAATCCGACCCGATGCTGCAATCGGCGCTGCTGATGCTGCAGGAGCGCAGCCCGCGCATCGGCGCGTTCTTCTCCACCAGTTCCGAGCAGGCCGCCGCCGTGCGCTCCACCTCGCATGACCAGGCCGCGCCGGTGCGCGTGCTGGCGCAGCCGAACACGCCGGTACCCGAAGTGCAGTTGCTGTCGAATGGCCGCTACCACGTGATGGTGACGGCGGCGGGCGGCAGCAGCAGCCGCTGGCACGACCTGGCCGTGACGCGCTGGCGCGAGGATACGACGCGCGACAACTGGGGCCAGTTCTGCTACGTGCGCGACGAGGACGGCCACTTCTGGTCGAACACCTACCAGCCCACGCTGGCCGAGCCGGAACACTACGAGGTGATCTTCTCCGAGGGCCGCGCCGAATACCGGCGCACCGACCGTGGCATCGACCTGCATACCGACATCGTGGTCTCCCCGGAGGACGATATCGAGATGCGCCGGCTGCGCGTGACGAACAATTCGAACCGCCCGCGCACGCTCGAACTGACCAGCTTTGCCGAAGTCGTGATGGCGCCGGCCGCGGCCGACATGGCGCACCCGGCGTTCTCGAAGCTGTTCGTGCAGACCGAGATCCTGGGCGACGAGAGCGCCATCCTCTGCACGCGGCGCCCGCGCGGCAAGGGCGAGCAATCGCCGTGCATGCTGCACGTGATGACGGTGCACGATGCCGAGGTGCTGGAAGTCTCGTTTGAAACCGACCGGGCCCACTTCATCGGGCGCGGCAACAGCGCGCGGGCGCCGCGCGCACTGGTCGAGCCGGGCCCGCTGGCCGGCGGCCACGGGTCGGTGCTGGACCCGGCGGTGGCGATCCGCTACCGCATCACGCTGCCGCCGGACAGCACGGCGACGATCGATATCGCCACCGGCATGACCGAGACCCGCGAGGCGGCGCGGCACCTGATCGACAAGTACCAGGACCGCCACATGGCCGACCGGGTCTTCGAGCTGGCCTGGACGCACAGCCAGGTGGTGCTGCGCCAGCTGAACGCCAGCGAAGCCGACGGCCAGCTGTACAGCCGCCTGGCGAACCACGTGATCTATCCGAACGCCGCGCTGCGCGCCGATCCGTCGGTGCTGATCAAGAACCACCGCGGCCAGTCGAACCTGTGGCCGTATGCGATCTCCGGCGACCTGCCGATCGTGCTGCTGCAGGTGAAGGATTCCGCCAACATCGAGGTGGCGCGGCAGATGGTGCAGGCGCACGCCTACTGGCGCCTCAAGGGCCTGACGGTGGACCTGGTGATCTGGTTCGAGGACACTTCCGGCTACCGCCAGGCGCTGTACGACCAGATCATCGGCATGATCGCTTCCGGCATCGATGCGCAGGCGATCGACCGGCCGGGCGGCATCTTCGTGCGGCCGCTCGAGCAGATCTCGAGCGAAGACCGGATCCTGCTGCAGACCGTGGCGCGGATGATCGTCAACGATGCCCGCGGCCCGCTGGCCGAGCAGGTCAAGCGCTCGGCCCCGCCGGTGCTGCGCGTGCCGCCGCTGCTGGCCGATTCGCGCGGCGAGTATGACGACGCCGGCCCGGCCACGCACGTGCCGCACGACCTGATCCTGTGGAACGGCTTCGGCGGCTTCACGCCGGACGGGCGCGAATACGTGATCGTCACCGGCCATGGGCGCGTCACGCCGGCGCCGTGGTCGAACGTGCTGGCCAACGCGCAGTTCGGCAGCGTGATCTCGGAAAGCGGGCAAGCCTACACCTGGCATGAGAACGCCCATGAATTCCGGCTCACGCCCTGGCACAACGACCCGGTCACCGATGCCGGCGGCGAAGCGTTCTACCTGCGCGACGAAGCCAGCGGCCACTTCTGGTCGCCCACGCCGCTGCCGGCGCGCGGCAGCGGCGATTACGTTACGCGCCATGGCTTCGGCTACAGCACCTTCGAGCATACCGAGGCGGGCATCGGATCGGTCATGACCACGTATGTATCGAACGACGCGCCGGTGCGCTACACCGTGCTGAAGGTGCGCAACGGTTCACCGGTGGCGCGCAAGCTGTCGGTCACCGGCTATGTCGAATGGGTGCTGGGCGAGATGCGCTCGAAGTCCGCCATGCACGTCGTGACCGAGCTCGATGCGGTGAGCGGCGCGCTGTTCGCCCGCAATCCGTACAACATGGAATTCTCGGGCCGCGTGGCGTTCTTCAGCGTCGACGCGGCGACGCGCACCGTGACCTCGGACCGTACCGAATTCCTGGGCCGTAACGGCACGCTGGCCAGTCCGGCCGCGCTGCGCCGCCAGCGGCTGTCCGGCAAGGTCGGCACCGGCCTCGATGCCTGCGCCGCGCTGCAGGTGCCGTTCGAACTGCTGCCGGGCGAGGAGCGCGAACTGGTCTTCGTGCTGGGCATGGGCGGGCGCCGCAATGCCGACGCCAGCACGATGGCGCAGAAGCATGGCGGTGCCGCCGCCGCGCGCGATGCGCTGGCCGCCGTGCATGCGCACTGGCAGGCCACGCTGGGCGCGGTACGCATCGCCACGCCCGAACCGGCGCTGGACGTGATCGCCAACGGCTGGCTGATGTACCAGACCATCGCCTGCCGGCTGTGGGCGCGCAGCGGCTATTACCAGTCCGGCGGCGCGTTCGGCTACCGCGACCAGCTGCAGGATGCGATGGCGATGGTGCATACCGAACCGCAGCTGCTGCGCGAGCACCTGGTGCTGTGCGCGGCGCACCAGTTCGCCGAGGGCGACGTGCAGCACTGGTGGCATCCGCCGTCCGACCGCGGCGTGCGCACCCATTGTTCGGACGACTACCTGTGGCTGCCGCTGGCCACCGCCCGCTATGTCAAGGTGACCGGCGACCTGTCGGTGCTCGACGAGGAAGCGCAGTACCTGGAAGGCCGGCCGGTGAAGGCCGACGAGGATTCCTACTACGACATGCCCGGCCGCTCGCCGCTGGCGGAAAACCTGTACCAGCACTGCGTGCGCGCGATCCGCCACGGCTTGCGCTTCGGCGAGCGCGGCCTGCCGCTGATCGGCTCCTGCGACTGGAACGACGGCATGGACAAGGTGGGCGCGGAAGGCAAGGGCGAAAGCGTGTGGCTGGCGTGGTTCCTGGTCGACGTGCTGCGGCAGTTCGCCGAGGTGGCGGAGCGGCGCGGCGATGGCGGATTCGCCGCGGAATGCCGGTCCGAGGCGGTCAGGCTGGCGGAAAATGTCGAGAAGAACGCGTGGGATGGCCAGTGGTATCGCCGTGCCTATTTCGACGACGGTACGCCGCTCGGCTCGCACGAAAGCGAAGAGTGCCAGATCGATTCGATCTCGCAAAGCTGGGGCGTGCTGTCCGGCGCGGCCGATCCCGAGCGCGCGCGCGGCGCGATGGCGCAGGTCGACGCGCGGCTGGTGCGCCGCGACGCCGGCTTCATCCAGCTGCTCGACCCGCCGTTCGACAAGGCCGACCCGAACCCCGGCTATATCCAGGGCTATGTGCCGGGTGTACGGGAAAACGGCGGCCAGTACACGCATGCCGCGGTCTGGACCGTGATGGCGTTCGCCGCGCTGGGCGATACCGCGAAGGCCTGGGAGCTGATGCGGCTGATCAACCCGGTGCAGCACGCATCCAGCGCGGAAAACGTCGCCATCTACAAGGTCGAACCGTACGTGGTCACGGCCGACATCTACGCGGTCGAACCGCATGTGGGGCGCGGCGGCTGGAGCTGGTACACCGGCTCGTCCGGCTGGATGTACCGGCTGATCCTGGAGTCGCTGCTGGGCGTCACGCGCAACGGCGACCGGCTGTCGCTGGCGCCGAAGATGCCGGACGAGTGGGATGGCTTCGAGCTGTCGTATCGCTACGGTTCGTCGACCTATGCGATCCGCATTTCGCGCGGCGCGCCCGGCCTCACGGTCGATGGCGTGGCGGTGGCGGGCAACGAGATCGCGCTGGCCGACGACCGGCGCGAGCACGCCGTCGAACTGCGCGTACCCTGA
- a CDS encoding TMEM165/GDT1 family protein, whose translation MEAFLVSTGIVALAEIGDKTQLLAFVLATQFRRPLPIVGGIFVATIVNHFCAAAVGTWLTELLGPGALRWILGLGFIAMAAWIMVPDEIDEDDAPASRYGVFTATLVAFFLAEMGDKTQIATVALAARFDALIPVVIGTTLGMMLANVPAVYLGKRAATAVNLKVVHGIAAVIFVVLGVATLMGAGTAVGL comes from the coding sequence ATGGAAGCCTTCCTCGTCTCCACGGGCATCGTCGCCCTCGCCGAAATCGGCGACAAGACCCAGCTGCTCGCCTTCGTGCTCGCCACCCAGTTCCGCCGCCCGCTGCCGATCGTCGGCGGCATCTTCGTCGCCACCATCGTCAACCATTTCTGCGCCGCGGCCGTCGGCACCTGGCTGACCGAGCTGCTGGGGCCCGGTGCGCTGCGCTGGATCCTCGGCCTGGGCTTCATCGCCATGGCCGCGTGGATCATGGTGCCGGACGAGATCGACGAGGACGACGCACCGGCCAGCCGCTACGGCGTGTTCACCGCCACGCTGGTCGCCTTCTTCCTGGCCGAGATGGGCGACAAGACGCAGATCGCCACCGTGGCGCTGGCCGCCCGCTTCGACGCGCTGATTCCCGTCGTCATCGGCACCACGCTGGGCATGATGCTGGCGAACGTACCCGCCGTGTACCTGGGCAAGCGCGCCGCCACCGCCGTCAACCTGAAGGTGGTGCACGGCATCGCCGCCGTGATCTTCGTGGTGCTGGGCGTGGCCACGCTGATGGGCGCCGGTACCGCGGTGGGCCTTTGA
- a CDS encoding M1 family metallopeptidase codes for MRKPSLRLAISAALALLATAAHAQDPLSYARYNEVRTTDLYLDLKADFSRKTLAGYAELTLNWLDKNVRTLVLDTRQLKIARVQVQNDDGRWVPVSYLLDRPDPKKGQALRISLRSQPKKVRVYYNTAPTAGALQWLTPMQTLSGKRPFMFSQSQAIEARSWAPVQDTPAVRFTYGARIEAPAGMRVVMSAENDPQATGAGGWKFRMPQPVPSYLLAIAIGEIDVRTVGPRSAVYAEPGRIEAAAFELADTEKMIAAAESLYGPYRWGRYDMIVLPPSFPIGGMENPRMTFLTPTMIAGDRSLNDLIAHELAHSWSGNLVTNASWKHWWLNEGFTTYVTTRIIEILYGLEVADMNLQVEQEEALASLKDIPAAKQALLTRDPDVNPETYTDEGLAYPKGAWFLRTLEQRAGREVFDPFLRGWFDQHAFQSATTEQFLAYLRANLLDKHPNVMSQAELDEWLYGAGIPATAQRVVSQRFKAVDAQRDAWLKGEQATADLTARSWSAPEWMHFLNDIDNKASAQQLRELDQTFALKTSKNNEIAYRFYLASVHAGYDVREQLDAFLMSVGRQKFVVPLYTALLKNPRDAAWAKSVFAKARPRYHPETQKSVDRLLKK; via the coding sequence ATGCGAAAACCCTCTCTGCGCCTGGCGATATCCGCCGCGCTGGCACTGCTCGCAACGGCGGCCCATGCCCAGGATCCACTCAGCTACGCCCGCTACAACGAGGTCCGCACCACCGACCTGTACCTCGACCTCAAGGCCGATTTTTCCCGCAAGACGCTGGCCGGGTACGCCGAGCTGACCCTGAACTGGCTGGACAAGAACGTGCGCACGCTGGTGCTTGATACGCGCCAGCTGAAGATCGCCCGCGTGCAGGTGCAGAACGACGACGGCCGCTGGGTGCCCGTCTCGTACCTGCTGGACCGCCCCGATCCGAAGAAGGGCCAGGCGCTGCGCATCTCGCTGCGCAGCCAGCCGAAGAAGGTACGCGTGTACTACAACACCGCGCCCACCGCCGGCGCCCTGCAGTGGCTGACGCCGATGCAGACACTGTCCGGCAAGCGCCCGTTCATGTTCAGCCAGTCGCAGGCGATCGAGGCCCGCTCGTGGGCCCCGGTGCAGGACACGCCGGCCGTGCGCTTCACCTATGGCGCCCGCATCGAGGCGCCGGCCGGCATGCGCGTGGTGATGAGCGCCGAGAACGACCCGCAGGCCACCGGCGCGGGCGGCTGGAAATTCCGCATGCCGCAGCCGGTGCCGTCGTACCTGCTGGCGATCGCGATCGGCGAGATCGACGTGCGCACTGTCGGCCCGCGCTCGGCCGTTTACGCGGAACCGGGGCGCATCGAGGCCGCCGCGTTCGAGCTGGCCGATACGGAAAAGATGATCGCCGCCGCCGAATCGCTGTACGGCCCGTACCGGTGGGGGCGCTACGACATGATCGTGCTGCCGCCGTCGTTCCCGATCGGCGGCATGGAAAACCCGCGCATGACGTTCCTGACGCCGACCATGATCGCCGGCGACCGCAGCCTGAACGACCTGATCGCGCACGAGCTGGCGCATTCGTGGTCCGGCAACCTGGTCACCAACGCCTCGTGGAAGCACTGGTGGCTGAACGAAGGCTTCACCACCTATGTGACGACCCGCATCATCGAGATCCTGTACGGCCTGGAAGTGGCCGACATGAACCTGCAAGTCGAACAGGAAGAAGCGCTGGCGTCGCTGAAGGACATTCCGGCGGCGAAGCAGGCCTTGCTGACGCGCGACCCGGACGTCAACCCGGAGACCTACACGGATGAAGGCCTGGCCTATCCGAAGGGCGCCTGGTTCCTGCGCACGCTCGAGCAGCGCGCCGGCCGCGAAGTGTTCGACCCGTTCCTGCGCGGCTGGTTCGACCAGCACGCGTTCCAGTCGGCCACCACCGAACAGTTCCTCGCCTACCTGCGCGCCAACCTGCTGGACAAGCATCCCAACGTGATGAGCCAGGCGGAGCTCGACGAGTGGCTGTACGGCGCGGGCATCCCGGCCACCGCGCAGCGCGTGGTCTCGCAGCGCTTCAAGGCCGTCGATGCCCAGCGCGACGCATGGCTGAAGGGCGAACAGGCGACCGCCGACCTGACCGCGCGCAGCTGGAGCGCGCCCGAGTGGATGCACTTCCTGAACGACATCGACAACAAGGCCAGCGCGCAGCAATTGCGCGAGCTGGACCAGACCTTCGCGCTGAAGACCAGCAAGAACAACGAGATCGCCTACCGCTTCTACCTGGCGTCGGTGCATGCCGGCTATGACGTGCGCGAGCAGCTCGACGCATTCCTGATGAGCGTGGGGCGCCAGAAATTCGTGGTACCCCTGTACACCGCGCTGCTGAAGAACCCCAGGGATGCGGCCTGGGCGAAGAGCGTGTTTGCCAAGGCGCGCCCCCGGTATCACCCGGAAACGCAGAAGTCGGTCGACCGGCTGCTGAAGAAGTAA